In the genome of Oncorhynchus masou masou isolate Uvic2021 chromosome 26, UVic_Omas_1.1, whole genome shotgun sequence, one region contains:
- the LOC135514967 gene encoding kelch-like protein 42, with product MSSEQIIVIVMDDKTYNVNKGKLIEKSDYFRALYSSGMRESREDSVQLQGLSVPGLELVLEFINTSKVKVVNETLEDLIETASFLQVTSILKLLSSEIRQENCVELYSLSEVYGTHDLHNACLRYMSCHYHPMLRRPEFSDLPAALRNQVREMRMKGTATLVAIGLFTCLALDLPDQDEPWSMLRYGEVEQRWKPLANNLPSDMVNVRGYGSAVLDNYLFIVGGYRMTSQEISAAHCYNPCRNEWNQVAPLNQKRSNFKLLAVRGKLYAVGGQCQGTVECYSPEQDWWTCVSSLPDPLAEFSACECQGMIYVMGGYTARDRNTSVLRYCPTSDSWTVFRSCSAHVRKQQMLSVEDTIYLVGGYTHELEPGPGRRASQTEDMLTVQSYNVTTGEWLHLKDNTSKSGLNLTCTLHNDGVYIMSRDVSLPTSLEHRVFLKYNIFSDAWEAFRRFPALGQNMLLCSLYLPNVL from the exons ATGTCATCCGAACAAATAATCGTAATTGTCATGGATGACAAAACGTACAACGTCAACAAAGGCAAGTTGATAGAAAAAAGCGACTACTTCCGTGCACTGTACAGCTCTGGGATGCGCGAGTCCAGAGAGGATTCAGTGCAACTGCAGGGGCTGAGTGTGCCAGGGCTCGAGCTGGTCCTGGAGTTTATCAACACCTCCAAAGTGAAAGTAGTCAACGAGACCCTGGAAGACCTGATTGAGACTGCATCTTTTTTGCAAGTCACTTCTATCCTAAAACTCCTTTCGTCTGAAATTCGACAAGAGAATTGTGTggaactatacagcctatctgaaGTATATGGAACTCATGATCTACACAATGCTTGTCTCAGATATATGAGCTGTCACTACCACCCGATGCTGCGGAGACCAGAGTTCAGCGACTTACCTGCTGCCCTGCGCAACCAGGTTAGAGAGATGCGTATGAAAGGCACAGCCACTCTGGTGGCTATCGGACTCTTCACCTGTTTGGCTCTGGACCTACCAGACCAGGACGAGCCCTGGTCCATGCTGAGGTATGGGGAAGTGGAGCAGCGTTGGAAGCCGCTCGCTAACAACCTGCCCTCTGACATGGTCAATGTGAGAGGCTACGGCTCAGCCGTGTTGGACAACTACCTGTTCATTGTCGGTGGGTACAGAATGACCAGCCAGGAGATCTCAGCGGCACACTGCTACAACCCCTGTAGAAATGAATGGAACCAGGTAGCCCCCCTGAACCAgaagag GTCCAACTTCAAGCTGTTGGCTGTACGAGGGAAGCTGTATGCAGTGGGAGGCCAGTGTCAGGGCACTGTGGAGTGCTACAGCCCTGAGCAGGACTGGTGGACCTGTGTGTCGTCACTACCCGACCCCCTGGCAGAGTTCTCTGCCTGCGAGTGCCAGGGCATGATCTACGTCATGGGAGGATATACTGCCAGAG ACAGGAATACTAGCGTACTACGCTACTGCCCCACCTCTGACAGTTGGACAGTGTTCCGCTCCTGCTCGGCCCACGTGCGTAAGCAGCAGATGCTCTCGGTGGAAGATACCATCTACCTGGTGGGGGGGTACACCCACGAGCTGGAGCCGGGTCCGGGGCGGCGGGCCAGCCAGACGGAGGACATGCTGACAGTGCAGTCTTACAATGTGACCACAGGGGAGTGGCTCCACCTGAAGGACAACACCTCCAAGTCGGGCCTGAACCTCACGTGTACACTGCACAACGACGGGGTCTATATTATGTCGCGCGACGTCAGCCTGCCCACCAGCCTGGAGCACCGCGTCTTCCTCAAGTACAACATCTTCTCAGATGCCTGGGAGGCCTTCAGACGCTTCCCCGCGCTGGGCCAGAATATGCTACTCTGCTCCCTCTATCTGCCCAACGTTCTGTGA